In the genome of Acidobacteriota bacterium, the window TGGCTCTCACTCGACACCGAAATGAAGGCGAGAAACTATCCGGCAGTTCACCATAGCAAAGCTTACGATGAAGCGGTTCAGCCTTCTTATCGAATCTTGACAAAGGCGGAAATGAAGAAGCTTCTCGCTCCCATAAAATAGGCTAATTTTCTGGCCGGTTGCCTATTCCCGCCTGCTCAAATAACATTTCCCTGATGAAGATATTTCACGGAACCGAAAATGCCAACATCACGCGGCCGACCGTTCTGACGCTCGGCGTTTTTGACGGACTGCATCTTGGGCACCAGGAAATAATGCGAAAGGTCGTCGAGCGGGCCAAGGCGGTCGAGGCGGTTGCGACCGCTATAACCTTTGACCCTCATCCACGGGCTGTTCTGCATCCTGATTCGGCTCCGCCGATGCTGCAGACGCTCGATCAGCGGCTCGCGAACCTCGAGGTTCTCGGCATCGAGCAGACCATCGTAATTCCGTTTACACGTGAGTTTGCAGGTCAGCCCGCTGAGAATTTCCTTGCTGATATCATTCATGACCGTTTGCAGGCAAGGGAGGTCTATCTCGGCAAAGGTTTTGCCTTTGGCAAGGATCGCGGCGGTAATATCGAGCTTCTGCGAACGATGAGCGAGAAACTTGGCTTTGTTGCAGATGAGGTCGACGAGATCCAGCTTCGCGGAATGCGGATTAGCTCTTCAAAGATCCGTAGGCTTCTCGCCGAGGGTTACGTCAATCTCGCCCGCCGCATGCTCGGGCGTCCGTACGGCGTCGAGGGCGTGATCATCCGCGGTAACCGCCGCGGCCATACCATCGGATTTCCAACAGCAAATCTAAAACCGCGGAATCGCGTTATCCCGAAATTCGGCGTTTACGCGACCGCAACCCTGATCGACGGTTCCTGGCGCAAAAGCATAACAAATATCGGCGTTCGCCCGACTTTTGAATCCGATGCCGACCCTTCTATCGAAACATATGTATTCGACTTCGACGGCGACCTCTACGGCGACGTGCTTAGAGTTCGTTTTTTGCACCGCATTCGCGACGAACGAAAGTTCAACGGCATCGATGAACTGAAGGCCCAGATCGAAAATGACTCGAACCGGGCGAGGAACTATTTCCACCATCAGGGCGTAAAGAACATGCTAGAGCTGTTATGAAAATAACCGAACTAACGCCATTGATGCGGACCGAAGATCTTGCTGGCACGATAGAGTTTTATACTAGTGTCCTCGGTTTTTCCGAGGGTGAAGTCAACTTCGATTGGGGCTGGACAACGCTTTGGATCGATGAGGTTGCCGTGATGTTTGCGAAGCCGAACGAGCATATGCCTTACGAAAAGATCGGGTTCACCGGCACGTTCTACTTCACGACCGACAATGTCGATGCGATGTGGGAAAAGGTTAAGGATAAAGCAAAGATCTGCTACGGCATCGAAGAATTCGAGTGGGGAATGCGTGA includes:
- a CDS encoding VOC family protein, whose product is MKITELTPLMRTEDLAGTIEFYTSVLGFSEGEVNFDWGWTTLWIDEVAVMFAKPNEHMPYEKIGFTGTFYFTTDNVDAMWEKVKDKAKICYGIEEFEWGMREFAVYDNNGYILQFGQEIKAE
- a CDS encoding bifunctional riboflavin kinase/FAD synthetase codes for the protein MKIFHGTENANITRPTVLTLGVFDGLHLGHQEIMRKVVERAKAVEAVATAITFDPHPRAVLHPDSAPPMLQTLDQRLANLEVLGIEQTIVIPFTREFAGQPAENFLADIIHDRLQAREVYLGKGFAFGKDRGGNIELLRTMSEKLGFVADEVDEIQLRGMRISSSKIRRLLAEGYVNLARRMLGRPYGVEGVIIRGNRRGHTIGFPTANLKPRNRVIPKFGVYATATLIDGSWRKSITNIGVRPTFESDADPSIETYVFDFDGDLYGDVLRVRFLHRIRDERKFNGIDELKAQIENDSNRARNYFHHQGVKNMLELL